One Triticum dicoccoides isolate Atlit2015 ecotype Zavitan chromosome 4B, WEW_v2.0, whole genome shotgun sequence genomic window carries:
- the LOC119291539 gene encoding uncharacterized protein LOC119291539, which translates to MAASLPSLSPAPTPSPAATTLASNLLSFPAPRPRLAATHRRAVVAAASSRPPPPPPPSPEGGDEEVERAMGMDGGIPGTSGELLRRVSSRAYGMRRHLMESLDSLAYDVLETNPWREQHPKPVYVLARRDNQLWTMKTRRNRSEVERELGMLFSRGGGSGVGTKSKYSGSKFSMVVEDLTEGVLVFEDEDDAAKYCDLLQGGGQGCEGIAELEASSVFNMCRQMKALAVLFRRGRTPPTPQSLERDLRARNRSLED; encoded by the exons ATGGCAGCCTCCCTGCCGTCCCTCTCGCCCGCGCCGACGCCGTCGCCGGCGGCCACCACCTTGGCCAGCAACCTCCTCTCCTTCCCCGCCCCGCGGCCGCGCCTCGCCGCCACGCACCGCCGCGCGGTCGTGGCCGCGGCCTCGTCCAGGCCCCCTCCCCCTCCGCCGCCGTCCCCGGAAGGAggggacgaggaggtggagagggccatggggatggacggcggcaTCCCCGGGACCTCCGGCGAGCTGCTGCGCCGCGTCTCCTCCCGCGCCTACGGCATGCGCCGCCACCTCATGGAGTCGCTCGACTCCCTCGCCTACGACG TGTTGGAGACAAACCCATGGAGAGAACAACACCCAAAACCAGTCTATGTGCTGGCTAGAAGAGACAATCAACTATGGACAATGAAAACCCGTAGGAACCGCAG TGAAGTCGAAAGGGAACTTGGAATGCTTTTCTCAAGGGGAGGAGGTTCAGGAGTTGGGACTAAATCAAAGTACTCTGGCTCCAAGTTTAGTATGGTTGTTGAAGATCTCACAGAGGGAGTACTG GTGTTTGAAGACGAGGACGATGCTGCAAAGTACTGTGACCTTCTACAGGGCGGTGGTCAAGGATGTGAGGGAATTGCAGAGCTAGAGGCTTCATCA GTTTTCAACATGTGCCGTCAAATGAAAGCTCTCGCTGTCCTTTTCCGGCGTGGAAGGACGCCTCCAACGCCTCAAAGCCTCGAGCGTGACCTGAGGGCGAGAAACCGGTCACTGGAAGACTAG
- the LOC119291540 gene encoding uncharacterized protein LOC119291540, with translation MTSPSLTTCRHAAARPRASRVTGRSGVRAAPLRSRSGNGFAPSVSWSSPSPSRAITSCALKPPPSYGGKATEKKKVNPRDLFTFSYRFNTDIPMGETPGASIDDYLMNRPRIVGAVFPDKRKRTKLNDEEWRVQLVPIQFLFLSACPVIAVRFVSRSGGVGYPPHVPVHATSLLLMEVTDYKLKGLQRDAMPSHLALTVRGSLYPQPEGRRSLRGHVEMSVGFNLPPVLALVPEPIIRGVGDTVLRQLAEQMKHDFDTGLAADFKKYRTEKLTEGRTPEH, from the exons ATGACTTCGCCGAGCCTCACGACGTGCCGGCATGCTGCAGCTCGTCCGCGTGCAAGCAGGGTCACTGGCCGCAGCGGCGTCAGGGCGGCGCCGCTCCGATCAAGATCAGGAAATGGTTTTGCTCCGAGCGTCTCgtggtcgtcgccgtcgccgtcgagaGCGATCACCAGTTGCGCTCTGAAGCCGCCGCCATCGTACGGCGGCAAggcgacggagaagaagaaggtCAACCCCAGGGATCTCTTCACCTTCTCCTACCGGTTCAACACCGACATCCCCATGGGTGAGACTCCAGGG GCGTCCATCGACGACTACCTCATGAACAGGCCGAGGATCGTCGGGGCCGTGTTCCCGGACAAGCGCAAGCGCACCAAACTCAACGAC GAGGAGTGGAGAGTGCAGCTGGTGCCGATCCAGTTCCTGTTCCTGTCGGCGTGCCCGGTGATCGCCGTCCGCTTCGTGAGCAGGTCCGGCGGGGTGGGGTACCCGCCCCACGTCCCCGTGcacgccaccagcctcctcctcatGGAAGTG ACGGACTACAAGCTGAAGGGGCTGCAGAGGGACGCGATGCCGTCGCACCTGGCGCTGACGGTGCGGGGCTCGCTGTACCCGCAGCCGGAGGGGCGGAGGAGCCTGCGGGGCCACGTGGAGATGAGCGTGGGGTTCAACCTGCCGCCGGTGCTGGCGCTCGTGCCGGAGCCCATCATCCGGGGCGTCGGCGACACCGTGCTCCGGCAGCTCGCGGAGCAGATGAAGCACGACTTCGATACCGGCCTCGCCGCCGACTTCAAGAAGTACCGCACCGAGAAGCTCACCGAGGGGAGGACCCCCGAACACTGA